In the Paenibacillus sp. FSL H7-0357 genome, one interval contains:
- a CDS encoding ThuA domain-containing protein translates to MTRVTIWNEYRHELQEERIRRVYPQGIHGQLAGFLQEAGFDTATATLDEPEHGLTEEVLENTDVLVWWGHVAHQEVSDEIVSRVYNRVLKGMGLIVLHSGHMSKIFMKLMGTSCDLKWREAEEKERLWVMDPSHPIAEGIGEYIDLEQEEMYGAHFDVPAPESLIFVGWFEGGNVFPSGSTYRRGSGKIFYFQPGHESYPTYYNKEIQKVIINGVNWCAPTKRDYPVYGHSEALEPIREKVGI, encoded by the coding sequence GTGACCAGAGTAACCATATGGAATGAATACCGTCATGAATTGCAGGAGGAACGAATCCGCCGGGTGTATCCGCAGGGAATTCACGGACAACTGGCCGGATTCCTGCAGGAAGCAGGCTTTGATACAGCAACAGCAACCCTGGACGAGCCGGAGCATGGCTTGACGGAAGAGGTGCTGGAGAATACGGATGTGCTGGTCTGGTGGGGGCATGTTGCCCATCAGGAGGTCAGCGACGAGATTGTAAGCCGCGTGTACAACCGGGTTCTGAAGGGAATGGGGCTGATTGTGCTTCACTCCGGCCACATGTCCAAAATCTTCATGAAGCTGATGGGCACCAGCTGCGACCTGAAATGGCGCGAAGCAGAAGAGAAGGAACGTCTCTGGGTAATGGACCCGAGCCACCCGATTGCCGAAGGCATCGGCGAATACATCGACCTGGAGCAGGAAGAGATGTACGGGGCGCATTTTGATGTACCGGCACCGGAGAGCCTCATCTTTGTAGGCTGGTTCGAGGGGGGCAATGTGTTCCCGAGCGGTTCGACTTATCGGCGTGGAAGCGGGAAGATTTTTTATTTCCAACCGGGCCATGAATCATATCCAACCTATTACAACAAGGAAATTCAAAAAGTGATTATCAATGGCGTCAATTGGTGTGCACCAACCAAACGTGATTATCCGGTGTACGGCCATTCCGAAGCTTTGGAGCCAATCAGAGAAAAGGTGGGAATATAA
- a CDS encoding sugar phosphate isomerase/epimerase family protein produces MKLGVFDPVFGSLTLEEMLDKIAAAGLNAVEIGSGGNPGNAHCPTDELLASESAREVYLEQFTKRGIIISAFSCHNNPISPDKEEARQGDEILRKSIKLASLMGVPVVNTFSGTAGDSDDAKAPNWPVTPWPTVYSDILTWQWEQKLIPYWKEIGKLAEEHGVKIGIELHGGFLCHTPYTILKLREATCDAIGANLDPSHLWWQGIDPVGAIKILGKAGAIHHFHAKDTYLDQDNINMYGLTDMQPYGDVQTRAWTFRSVGCGHSISEWSDIMSALRTYGYDYVVSIEHEDPLMSVDEGFYRAVTNLQSILIRDQPLDMWWA; encoded by the coding sequence ATGAAGTTAGGTGTATTTGATCCGGTATTCGGAAGCTTAACACTCGAAGAGATGCTCGATAAAATTGCTGCCGCTGGCCTGAACGCCGTGGAAATCGGCTCGGGAGGCAATCCGGGCAATGCCCACTGTCCGACCGACGAGCTGCTGGCCAGCGAATCGGCCCGCGAGGTTTATCTCGAACAATTCACCAAACGCGGGATTATCATCAGCGCTTTCAGCTGCCACAATAACCCGATTTCACCGGATAAGGAAGAAGCCCGTCAAGGTGACGAAATTCTGCGCAAGTCGATCAAGCTGGCTTCGCTCATGGGCGTACCGGTTGTCAATACGTTCTCAGGTACTGCCGGGGACAGTGACGACGCCAAAGCACCTAACTGGCCGGTAACTCCTTGGCCTACCGTATACAGCGATATTTTGACCTGGCAGTGGGAACAGAAGCTGATTCCGTACTGGAAGGAAATCGGCAAGCTGGCCGAAGAGCATGGAGTCAAGATCGGTATCGAGCTGCACGGCGGCTTCCTGTGCCATACGCCATATACGATCCTCAAGCTGAGAGAAGCTACCTGCGATGCCATTGGTGCGAATCTCGATCCGAGCCATCTGTGGTGGCAGGGTATTGATCCGGTAGGCGCGATCAAGATTCTCGGCAAGGCAGGCGCGATCCATCATTTTCACGCCAAGGATACCTATCTTGACCAGGACAACATCAACATGTACGGCTTGACCGATATGCAGCCTTATGGGGATGTACAGACCCGGGCCTGGACCTTCCGCTCCGTAGGCTGCGGGCACAGCATCTCCGAATGGTCGGATATTATGAGCGCGCTGCGCACTTACGGCTACGACTATGTAGTAAGCATTGAGCATGAAGATCCGCTGATGTCGGTGGATGAAGGATTCTACCGGGCTGTCACCAATCTGCAGTCCATTCTCATCCGCGACCAGCCACTGGATATGTGGTGGGCGTAA
- a CDS encoding Gfo/Idh/MocA family protein → MTLKVGIIGCGGIANGKHMPALKKVEGAVMVAFCDIVPERAEQAKADYGDANAAVYSDYRELLKDANIDVIHVCTPNISHAEISIASMEAGKHVMCEKPMAKTTAEAQAMIDAAKRTGKKLTIGYQNRFRADSAYLHAVCENNELGEIYYAKAKAIRRRAVPTWGVFLDEEAQGGGPLIDIGTHALDLTLWMMDNYKPKYAVGNAYHKLSGRKNAANAWGPWDPEKFTVEDSAIGFITMENGATIVLEASWALNTLDVGEAKTALCGTEGGADMEKGLRINGEAYGKTFEKYIGLDAAGVDFYDGAGDDPAVVEAEQWIRSIVNDTEPVVKPEQALVVTRILEAIYKSSETGMPVFFD, encoded by the coding sequence ATGACTTTAAAAGTTGGAATTATCGGCTGCGGCGGCATCGCGAACGGCAAACATATGCCTGCGCTTAAAAAAGTGGAAGGTGCGGTGATGGTAGCTTTCTGCGATATCGTTCCTGAACGTGCCGAGCAGGCCAAAGCGGATTACGGAGATGCCAACGCTGCGGTATACAGCGATTATAGAGAGCTGCTTAAGGATGCAAACATAGATGTGATTCACGTGTGTACGCCGAACATTTCCCATGCGGAGATTTCGATTGCGTCCATGGAGGCCGGCAAGCATGTAATGTGCGAGAAGCCAATGGCCAAGACGACTGCGGAAGCACAGGCGATGATTGATGCTGCGAAGCGCACCGGCAAGAAGCTGACGATCGGATATCAGAACCGGTTCAGAGCCGATTCAGCTTATCTGCATGCCGTATGCGAGAACAACGAGCTTGGAGAAATTTATTATGCCAAAGCGAAGGCCATCCGCCGCCGTGCGGTTCCGACCTGGGGCGTGTTTCTCGATGAAGAAGCGCAAGGCGGCGGTCCGCTGATCGATATCGGCACCCATGCTCTTGATTTGACCCTCTGGATGATGGACAACTACAAGCCGAAGTATGCCGTGGGCAATGCCTACCACAAGCTGTCCGGCCGCAAAAATGCCGCAAACGCCTGGGGGCCGTGGGACCCGGAGAAATTCACCGTTGAAGACTCCGCCATCGGCTTCATTACGATGGAGAATGGCGCAACGATCGTGCTTGAAGCCAGCTGGGCGCTGAACACGCTGGATGTCGGCGAAGCCAAGACTGCGCTCTGCGGCACGGAAGGCGGAGCGGATATGGAGAAGGGGCTGCGCATTAACGGAGAGGCTTATGGCAAGACGTTTGAGAAGTATATCGGACTTGATGCGGCTGGCGTTGACTTCTACGACGGTGCCGGAGATGACCCCGCAGTGGTTGAAGCCGAGCAGTGGATCCGCAGCATTGTGAACGACACCGAGCCAGTGGTGAAACCGGAGCAGGCGCTGGTGGTTACACGCATTCTGGAGGCGATCTACAAATCGTCAGAGACCGGAATGCCGGTGTTTTTTGACTAA
- a CDS encoding copper homeostasis protein CutC has product MLLEVIATTVNDAVLAERHGADRIELISGILEGGLTPSLGLMEGVREAVGIPVRVMVRPHARSFRYDKADAETMLRDIRHIAAIGGLSVVMGMLRRDRTVDEELLKQLLQAADGMEVTFHRAFDEAADQLEALEVLSRYPQVTDILTSGGQRTAPEGAERIAVLERLSSAKSVSILAGSGLKASGLREFLGETAVERVHFGSAVREDGDPLRPIDPGRLQEVRSILDLWGK; this is encoded by the coding sequence ATGCTGTTAGAGGTCATTGCAACGACCGTAAATGATGCCGTCCTTGCCGAACGGCATGGAGCAGACCGGATTGAGCTGATTTCAGGCATCCTGGAGGGGGGACTGACTCCCAGCCTGGGGCTGATGGAAGGCGTGCGCGAAGCCGTGGGCATCCCGGTCAGAGTCATGGTGCGGCCGCATGCCCGGTCATTCCGTTATGATAAGGCGGATGCGGAGACGATGCTGCGAGACATCCGCCATATTGCCGCCATAGGAGGGCTGTCGGTGGTCATGGGAATGCTCCGCCGCGACCGGACGGTGGATGAAGAGCTGCTCAAGCAGCTGCTTCAGGCTGCAGACGGCATGGAGGTGACCTTCCACCGGGCCTTTGATGAGGCTGCAGATCAGCTCGAAGCCCTGGAGGTTCTGTCACGCTACCCTCAGGTGACGGATATTCTGACCTCCGGAGGGCAGCGGACTGCGCCCGAAGGCGCGGAAAGGATTGCGGTGCTTGAGCGTTTATCCTCCGCGAAATCCGTCTCCATTCTGGCCGGAAGCGGCCTCAAAGCTTCTGGCCTGAGGGAGTTTCTGGGTGAAACAGCTGTGGAACGGGTGCATTTCGGGTCCGCGGTAAGAGAAGACGGCGATCCGCTGCGGCCGATTGATCCCGGGCGGCTGCAGGAAGTCCGTTCGATTCTGGATCTATGGGGAAAGTGA
- a CDS encoding GNAT family N-acetyltransferase produces the protein MNSKINVVLLETLLPETELELSGLLTEVVEDGASIGFLPPVTAEEASAYWKSVPDPHVLLWTAMEGDKIAGTVQLHLAAKANARHRAEIAKLMVHPEHRRKGIAGLLLDTAEQAAAAADRTLLVLDTREGDPSNLLYQSRGYIEAGRIPNYCRSANGQLDATVLYYKLI, from the coding sequence ATGAACTCTAAAATCAATGTTGTACTATTGGAAACATTACTGCCGGAGACAGAGCTTGAATTGAGCGGGCTGTTGACAGAAGTAGTGGAAGATGGCGCCTCGATCGGATTTCTCCCTCCGGTCACAGCTGAGGAAGCTTCAGCCTATTGGAAAAGCGTCCCTGATCCGCATGTGCTGCTCTGGACAGCAATGGAGGGCGACAAAATTGCGGGTACAGTGCAGCTCCATTTAGCCGCCAAAGCCAATGCCCGGCACCGCGCGGAAATTGCCAAACTGATGGTTCACCCAGAGCACCGCCGCAAGGGCATCGCCGGACTGCTGCTCGATACCGCCGAACAAGCCGCAGCAGCAGCAGACAGAACACTGCTTGTACTGGATACGCGGGAAGGCGATCCCTCCAACCTGCTCTATCAATCACGGGGATACATCGAGGCAGGCCGAATCCCGAATTATTGCCGGTCAGCCAACGGGCAACTGGATGCTACGGTATTATATTATAAGTTAATTTGA